The Daucus carota subsp. sativus chromosome 2, DH1 v3.0, whole genome shotgun sequence genome includes a window with the following:
- the LOC108206351 gene encoding protein CELLULOSE SYNTHASE INTERACTIVE 3 isoform X3, with translation MVEEIRNDDLEGRNDAVMEQSAEEWLAHAQENVPIALGKAREVKGFSGRWKVIISKLELIPSRLSDLSSHPCFSKNTLSTEQLQAVAKTLDEAIELAEICVKEKYEGKLRMQSDLDSLSGKLDLNLRDCGLLIKTGVLGDVTFPSTASNPTDSETATHFSIKELLARLQIGHLEAKNKAIDSLVEILQEDEKNVLAVLGRSNIAALVQLLTATSPRIREKTVTVICSLAESGSCESWLVSEGVLPPLIRLVESGSAVSKEKSSVSLQRLSVSTETSRSIVGHGGVAPLIDICRSGDSVTQAAAACTLKNISAVPEVRQTLAEEGIVKVMINLLDHGILLGSREYAAECLQNLTSTNDSLRRCVVAEGGIQSLLIYLDGPLPQESAVGALRNLVSSVSEEILISHGLLPVLVHVLKSGSLGAQQAATSAICQICSSIEMKKMIGEAGFIPLLVKMLEAKSNSNREVAARALSSLMNLSHNCREVRRDEKSVPNLVQLLDPSPLNTAKKYAVTCLALLYSSKKCKKLMISYGAIGYLKKLTEMDIPGAKKLLERLERGKLRSLFSRK, from the coding sequence ATGGTGGAGGAGATTAGAAATGATGATTTGGAAGGTAGAAATGATGCTGTGATGGAACAATCAGCAGAAGAGTGGTTAGCACATGCCCAAGAAAATGTGCCGATTGCACTAGGAAAAGCAAGAGAGGTCAAGGGATTTTCAGGTAGGTGGAAAgtcataatttcaaaattggaGCTCATTCCATCGCGCTTATCAGATTTATCAAGCCACCCTTGTTTCTCGAAGAATACACTCAGTACGGAGCAGTTGCAGGCTGTTGCAAAGACTCTGGATGAAGCAATTGAATTAGCAGAAATTTGTGTAAAGGAAAAATATGAGGGGAAACTTAGGATGCAGAGTGATCTTGATTCCTTGTCAGGTAAATtggatttaaatctcagagaTTGTGGTCTTCTGATCAAAACTGGGGTGCTTGGTGATGTCACCTTTCCTTCAACAGCTTCAAATCCCACTGACTCTGAAACGGCCACACATTTTAGCATAAAGGAATTACTGGCCCGACTTCAGATTGGACATCTAGAGGCAAAAAACAAAGCTATTGATAGCCTTGTCGAGATCCTTCAAGAGGATGAAAAGAATGTGCTGGCTGTTCTTGGAAGGAGTAATATTGCTGCTTTAGTCCAATTACTAACAGCCACCTCTCCGAGGATCAGGGAGAAGACTGTCACAGTAATCTGTTCTCTTGCGGAATCAGGAAGCTGCGAGAGTTGGCTTGTTTCTGAAGGTGTTCTTCCACCTCTGATAAGGCTTGTCGAGTCTGGTAGTGCAGTGAGTAAAGAGAAATCGTCAGTTTCTCTGCAAAGACTGTCAGTGTCAACAGAAACTTCTCGTTCAATTGTGGGACATGGTGGAGTCGCGCCTCTGATTGATATATGCCGAAGTGGTGATTCTGTTACACAGGCTGCAGCTGCTTGTACTCTAAAAAACATATCTGCTGTTCCAGAAGTGCGTCAAACTCTTGCAGAAGAAGGAATTGTTAAAGTAATGATCAATCTCCTTGATCATGGAATTCTATTGGGATCCAGGGAATACGCAGCTGAATGCTTGCAAAATCTCACCTCAACCAATGATAGTCTTCGAAGGTGTGTTGTAGCAGAAGGTGGAATACAAAGTCTATTGATTTACTTGGACGGTCCACTTCCTCAAGAATCTGCAGTTGGCGCATTGAGGAACTTGGTCAGCTCAGTCTCCGAGGAAATCTTGATCTCACACGGGCTTCTACCAGTACTGGTTCATGTCCTGAAGTCCGGATCATTGGGTGCACAACAAGCAGCCACCTCAGCAATATGCCAAATTTGCAGCTCCAtagaaatgaagaaaatgaTCGGTGAAGCTGGCTTCATTCCTCTGCTTGTTAAAATGCTGGAAGCTAAATCAAATAGTAACCGGGAGGTTGCAGCACGAGCACTATCAAGCTTGATGAATCTTTCACACAACTGCAGAGAAGTGAGACGGGATGAAAAAAGCGTGCCAAATTTAGTCCAACTTCTTGACCCGAGTCCTCTAAACACCGCTAAGAAGTATGCAGTCACTTGTCTTGCCTTGCTCTACTCGAGCAAGAAGTGTAAGAAGCTGATGATCTCGTATGGCGCCATTGGATATCTCAAGAAACTCACTGAGATGGACATCCCAGGTGCAAAGAAGCTGCTGGAGCGATTGGAAAGGGGGAAGTTAAGAAGCTTGTTCAGCAGAAAGTAG
- the LOC108205742 gene encoding probable methyltransferase PMT15, translating into MANSYSSTNILPHNLTLFKKKHINLYYTAIVTILCSMFYIIGVWQHGGGATGDTVLLSTLPCIPRENTTLRIDPLPELDFSSHHKAEDMQPAEARVKHFPPCDSKFSEYTPCEDAERSLKFDREMLVYRERHCPEDDEVLSCRIPAPFGYKQPFRWPESRDAVWYANVPHKHLTVEKAGQNWVRFEGDRFKFPGGGTMFPRGANAYIDDIGKLINLRDGSIRTAIDTGCGVASWGAYLLSRNILTVSFAPRDTHIAQVQFALERGVPALIGVLASIRLPYPSRAFDMAHCSRCLIPWGKNDGLYLIEVDRILRPGGYWIYSGPPINWQNRWKGWDRTPKDLEDEQNLVESVARSLCWKKLVQKDDIAIWQKPTNHVHCKLNRKVFKKPQLCQAPNPDKAWYTKLETCLTPLPEVKNIKETAGGQLAKWPSRLNAIPPRIASGSVEGVTNENFTKDSELWKTRILHYKSLDHQLAERGRYRNLLDMNSYLGGFAAALVDDPVWVMNIVPVEGQIDTLGVVYQRGLIGTYQNWCEAMSTYPRTYDFIHADSIFSLYKDRCGIEDIVLEMDRILRPQGSVIIRDDVDVLLNVKNILDGVEWESRLVDHEDGPLVRQKLLIATKQYWTSPAAIEQDPQALNRAS; encoded by the exons ATGGCTAATTCTTACAGCAGTACGAATATCTTGCCACATAATTTGACGTTATTTAAAAAGAAGCATATTAATCTTTACTACACAGCAATTGTTACTATCTTATGCTCTATGTTCTACATCATCGGCGTATGGCAGCACGGCGGCGGCGCCACCGGCGACACGGTACTGCTCAGCACGCTTCCCTGTATTCCACGTGAAAACACCACCTTAAGAATTGACCCTTTACCGGAACTTGACTTCTCGTCCCACCACAAGGCCGAAGACATGCAGCCCGCGGAGGCGCGTGTGAAGCACTTCCCGCCGTGTGACTCGAAATTCAGTGAGTACACGCCATGCGAAGACGCGGAGAGGTCGTTAAAGTTTGACAGAGAGATGTTGGTTTATAGAGAACGGCATTGCCCGGAAGATGACGAGGTGTTGTCGTGTAGAATTCCGGCGCCGTTTGGTTATAAACAGCCGTTCCGGTGGCCGGAGAGCCGTGACGCGGTTTGGTATGCTAATGTGCCGCATAAACACTTGACAGTGGAAAAAGCCGGGCAGAATTGGGTCCGGTTCGAGGGGGACCGGTTCAAGTTCCCGGGCGGTGGGACCATGTTCCCTAGAGGTGCCAATGCTTACATTGATGATATCGGAAAATTGATCAATCTTCGTGACGGTTCTATTCGGACGGCTATAGATACCGGTTGCGGG GTCGCAAGCTGGGGAGCATACCTTCTGTCAAGGAACATATTAACCGTGTCATTTGCACCAAGAGACACTCACATAGCACAAGTGCAGTTTGCGCTTGAGCGTGGAGTCCCTGCACTGATAGGTGTTTTGGCTTCTATTCGGCTACCTTACCCTTCAAGAGCGTTCGACATGGCTCATTGTTCTCGTTGCCTCATTCCGTGGGGAAAGAATG ATGGACTTTACTTGATTGAAGTTGATAGAATATTAAGACCAGGTGGATACTGGATTTACTCTGGACCACCTATAAATTGGCAGAATCGGTGGAAAGGTTGGGATAGAACACCCAAAGATCTTGAAGATGAGCAAAATTTAGTTGAGAGTGTCGCAAGAAGTCTGTGTTGGAAGAAATTAGTACAAAAAGATGACATTGCTATCTGGCAGAAACCAACTAATCATGTTCATTGTAAGCTCAACCGGAAGGTGTTCAAAAAACCGCAGTTATGCCAAGCACCAAATCCAGATAAGGCTTG GTACACTAAATTGGAAACATGTTTGACACCACTACCAGAAGTGAAGAACATAAAAGAAACTGCAGGTGGGCAGCTGGCAAAATGGCCTTCAAGATTAAATGCAATACCGCCACGAATTGCTAGTGGAAGTGTAGAGGGAGTTAcgaatgaaaatttcaccaaaGACTCAGAATTATGGAAGACGAGAATACTACATTACAAGTCCCTGGACCATCAGCTTGCTGAGAGAGGAAGGTACCGGAATTTGCTCGACATGAATTCTTATTTAGGAGGTTTTGCAGCTGCACTTGTTGATGATCCTGTGTGGGTCATGAACATTGTACCCGTTGAGGGTCAAATCGACACCCTGGGAGTTGTTTATCAACGCGGACTTATTGGAACTTATCAGAACTG GTGTGAGGCCATGTCTACATATCCAAGAACATATGATTTCATTCATGCTGATTCTATATTTAGTCTCTACAAAGATAG ATGTGGAATTGAAGATATTGTGCTGGAAATGGACAGAATACTGAGGCCACAAGGCAGTGTCATCATAAGAGATGATGTTGATGTCTTGTTAAATGTCAAGAACATTTTAGATGGAGTTGAATGGGAAAGTAGATTGGTGGATCACGAAGATGGGCCTCTTGTAAGACAAAAGCTACTTATTGCAACTAAACAGTACTGGACTTCACCTGCAGCCATTGAGCAAGATCCACAGGCCCTTAATCGAGCTTCCTAG
- the LOC108206351 gene encoding protein CELLULOSE SYNTHASE INTERACTIVE 3 isoform X2, giving the protein MTSTIMDGCAISEVMVEEIRNDDLEGRNDAVMEQSAEEWLAHAQENVPIALGKAREVKGFSGRWKVIISKLELIPSRLSDLSSHPCFSKNTLSTEQLQAVAKTLDEAIELAEICVKEKYEGKLRMQSDLDSLSGKLDLNLRDCGLLIKTGVLGDVTFPSTASNPTDSETATHFSIKELLARLQIGHLEAKNKAIDSLVEILQEDEKNVLAVLGRSNIAALVQLLTATSPRIREKTVTVICSLAESGSCESWLVSEGVLPPLIRLVESGSAVSKEKSSVSLQRLSVSTETSRSIVGHGGVAPLIDICRSGDSVTQAAAACTLKNISAVPEVRQTLAEEGIVKVMINLLDHGILLGSREYAAECLQNLTSTNDSLRRCVVAEGGIQSLLIYLDGPLPQESAVGALRNLVSSVSEEILISHGLLPVLVHVLKSGSLGAQQAATSAICQICSSIEMKKMIGEAGFIPLLVKMLEAKSNSNREVAARALSSLMNLSHNCREVRRDEKSVPNLVQLLDPSPLNTAKKYAVTCLALLYSSKKCKKLMISYGAIGYLKKLTEMDIPGAKKLLERLERGKLRSLFSRK; this is encoded by the exons ATGACATCGACTATAATGGATGGCTGTG CTATATCTGAAGTCATGGTGGAGGAGATTAGAAATGATGATTTGGAAGGTAGAAATGATGCTGTGATGGAACAATCAGCAGAAGAGTGGTTAGCACATGCCCAAGAAAATGTGCCGATTGCACTAGGAAAAGCAAGAGAGGTCAAGGGATTTTCAGGTAGGTGGAAAgtcataatttcaaaattggaGCTCATTCCATCGCGCTTATCAGATTTATCAAGCCACCCTTGTTTCTCGAAGAATACACTCAGTACGGAGCAGTTGCAGGCTGTTGCAAAGACTCTGGATGAAGCAATTGAATTAGCAGAAATTTGTGTAAAGGAAAAATATGAGGGGAAACTTAGGATGCAGAGTGATCTTGATTCCTTGTCAGGTAAATtggatttaaatctcagagaTTGTGGTCTTCTGATCAAAACTGGGGTGCTTGGTGATGTCACCTTTCCTTCAACAGCTTCAAATCCCACTGACTCTGAAACGGCCACACATTTTAGCATAAAGGAATTACTGGCCCGACTTCAGATTGGACATCTAGAGGCAAAAAACAAAGCTATTGATAGCCTTGTCGAGATCCTTCAAGAGGATGAAAAGAATGTGCTGGCTGTTCTTGGAAGGAGTAATATTGCTGCTTTAGTCCAATTACTAACAGCCACCTCTCCGAGGATCAGGGAGAAGACTGTCACAGTAATCTGTTCTCTTGCGGAATCAGGAAGCTGCGAGAGTTGGCTTGTTTCTGAAGGTGTTCTTCCACCTCTGATAAGGCTTGTCGAGTCTGGTAGTGCAGTGAGTAAAGAGAAATCGTCAGTTTCTCTGCAAAGACTGTCAGTGTCAACAGAAACTTCTCGTTCAATTGTGGGACATGGTGGAGTCGCGCCTCTGATTGATATATGCCGAAGTGGTGATTCTGTTACACAGGCTGCAGCTGCTTGTACTCTAAAAAACATATCTGCTGTTCCAGAAGTGCGTCAAACTCTTGCAGAAGAAGGAATTGTTAAAGTAATGATCAATCTCCTTGATCATGGAATTCTATTGGGATCCAGGGAATACGCAGCTGAATGCTTGCAAAATCTCACCTCAACCAATGATAGTCTTCGAAGGTGTGTTGTAGCAGAAGGTGGAATACAAAGTCTATTGATTTACTTGGACGGTCCACTTCCTCAAGAATCTGCAGTTGGCGCATTGAGGAACTTGGTCAGCTCAGTCTCCGAGGAAATCTTGATCTCACACGGGCTTCTACCAGTACTGGTTCATGTCCTGAAGTCCGGATCATTGGGTGCACAACAAGCAGCCACCTCAGCAATATGCCAAATTTGCAGCTCCAtagaaatgaagaaaatgaTCGGTGAAGCTGGCTTCATTCCTCTGCTTGTTAAAATGCTGGAAGCTAAATCAAATAGTAACCGGGAGGTTGCAGCACGAGCACTATCAAGCTTGATGAATCTTTCACACAACTGCAGAGAAGTGAGACGGGATGAAAAAAGCGTGCCAAATTTAGTCCAACTTCTTGACCCGAGTCCTCTAAACACCGCTAAGAAGTATGCAGTCACTTGTCTTGCCTTGCTCTACTCGAGCAAGAAGTGTAAGAAGCTGATGATCTCGTATGGCGCCATTGGATATCTCAAGAAACTCACTGAGATGGACATCCCAGGTGCAAAGAAGCTGCTGGAGCGATTGGAAAGGGGGAAGTTAAGAAGCTTGTTCAGCAGAAAGTAG
- the LOC108209753 gene encoding homeobox-leucine zipper protein ANTHOCYANINLESS 2, with protein MSFAGFLDNSSGGGRIVAENNLGYSSNMPSGAISQPRLVTQSFAKSMINSPGLSLALQTSMEGQGDVARMGENNYENTNVGGRRSRDEEHESRSGSDNMDGASDDQDADDMKPPRKKRYHRHTPQQIQELESLFKECPHPDEKQRLELSRRLSLETRQVKFWFQNRRTQMKTQLERHENSLLRQENDKLRAENMSIREAMRNPICTNCGGPAMIGDVSLEEQHLRMENARLKDELDKVCALTGKFLGRPMSSLASPTSLELGVGGNGFAGLNSVSTALPLGPPDYGNGISSSLSVIPQTRSNSGPTGIERSMYLELALASMDELVKMAQTDEPLWIRNWEGGREMLNYDEYLRIFSNPCNGPRPNGFVTEASRETGMVIINSLALVETLMDSNKWAEMFPCMIARTSTTDVISNGMGGTRNGALQLMHTELQVLSPLVPVREVHFLRFCKQLAEGVWAVADVSIDSIRETAGAPPFFSCRRQPSGCVVQDMPNGYSKVTWVEHAEYEENTVHHLYRPLIGAGLGFGAQRWVATLQRQCECLAILMSSAVPSRDHTAITASGRRSMLKLAQRMTDNFCAGVCASTVHKWNKLSAGNVDEDVRVMTRKSVDDPGEPPGIVLSAATSVWLPISPQRLFDFLRDERLRSEWDILSNGGPMQEMAHIAKGQDHGNCVSLLRASAMNPNQSSMLILQETCIDAAGSLVVYAPVDIPAMHVVMNGGDSAYVALLPSGFAIVPDGQGSRGPSGNGTVSNGGSGHRTGGSLLTVAFQILVNSLPTAKLTVESVETVNNLISCTVQKIKAAIQSESSL; from the exons atgagttttgCGGGATTTCTTGATAATAGTTCTGGCGGAGGGAGAATTGTTGCGGAAAATAATTTAGGTTACAGCAGCAACATGCCCTCTGGTGCAATTTCTCAGCCGCGCCTCGTAACGCAATCTTTTGCGAAGTCCATGATCAACTCTCCTGgcctctctctcgctctc CAGACGAGTATGGAGGGGCAAGGAGATGTGGCGAGGATGGGCGAGAATAATTACGAGAATACTAATGTTGGTGGGAGAAGAAGTAGAGATGAAGAACATGAGAGTAGATCTGGTAGTGATAATATGGATGGAGCTTCTGATGATCAAGATGCGGATGATATGAAGCCACCGCGAAAGAAAAGATACCACCGACACACTCCACAGCAAATTCAAGAACTTGAATC GCTTTTTAAAGAGTGTCCTCACCCTGATGAGAAGCAAAGGCTGGAGCTTAGCAGAAGGCTTTCTTTAGAGACGCGGCAAGTTAAGTTTTGGTTTCAGAATCGGAGAACTCAAATGAAG ACTCAACTCGAGCGCCACGAGAATTCACTACTTAGGCAAGAGAACGATAAGCTTCGAGCTGAGAATATGTCGATTAGAGAAGCTATGAGGAATCCCATTTGCACAAACTGCGGAGGTCCAGCGATGATCGGAGACGTTTCTTTGGAGGAGCAACATCTTCGGATGGAAAATGCGCGATTGAAAGATGAATTAGACAAAGTGTGTGCACTAACTGGCAAGTTTCTGGGACGCCCCATGTCATCTTTGGCTAGTCCAACTAGTTTGGAACTTGGTGTAGGAGGAAATGGCTTTGCTGGTTTAAATTCAGTTTCCACAGCGTTGCCTTTAGGACCTCCTGATTATGGTAATGGGATTTCCAGTTCTTTGTCTGTGATTCCTCAAACTAGATCAAATTCGGGGCCAACTGGAATTGAGAGATCGATGTACCTTGAGCTCGCGTTGGCTTCAATGGATGAATTGGTGAAAATGGCACAGACTGATGAGCCTTTATGGATAAGGAATTGGGAGGGTGGAAGAGAAATGCTGAATTATGACGAGTACTTGAGAATTTTTAGTAATCCTTGTAATGGTCCCAGGCCTAATGGTTTTGTTACTGAGGCTTCCCGAGAGACCGGAATGGTAATCATTAATAGCTTAGCTCTTGTGGAAACACTGATGGATTCG AACAAATGGGCAGAAATGTTTCCTTGTATGATTGCCAGAACTTCGACAACAGATGTTATTTCAAATGGCATGGGCGGAACTCGAAATGGTGCACTTCAATTG atGCACACGGAGCTACAAGTTCTATCACCACTAGTTCCTGTCCGGGAGGTGCATTTTCTGCGATTCTGCAAGCAACTCGCAGAGGGAGTTTGGGCTGTAGCCGATGTCTCAATCGACTCCATCAGAGAAACTGCCGGTGCACCTCCATTTTTCAGCTGCAGAAGGCAACCTTCCGGTTGTGTAGTGCAAGACATGCCTAATGGATACTCTAAG GTTACATGGGTAGAACATGCAGAATACGAAGAAAACACAGTTCACCATCTTTATCGGCCTCTAATCGGCGCCGGACTGGGCTTCGGCGCCCAACGATGGGTTGCCACCCTCCAACGCCAATGTGAATGTCTCGCCATCCTCATGTCCTCCGCTGTTCCGTCTCGAGATCATACCG CAATAACTGCTAGCGGTCGTAGAAGCATGCTGAAGCTAGCCCAGAGAATGACTGATAACTTCTGCGCTGGAGTGTGCGCGTCCACTGTGCACAAGTGGAACAAGCTCTCTGCCGGAAATGTGGATGAAGATGTTCGCGTTATGACACGTAAAAGCGTCGATGACCCCGGTGAGCCACCCGGGATTGTTCTCAGCGCTGCCACTTCTGTTTGGCTGCCCATTTCTCCACAAAGACTGTTTGATTTTCTCAGAGATGAGCGGTTGAGAAGTGAGTGGGACATCCTCTCCAATGGCGGACCTATGCAGGAGATGGCTCACATTGCCAAAGGCCAAGATCATGGCAACTGCGTTTCGCTCCTCCGTGCTAGT GCAATGAACCCGAATCAGAGCAGCATGTTGATTCTGCAAGAGACTTGCATAGACGCGGCTGGCTCGCTTGTGGTGTACGCGCCGGTTGACATACCAGCCATGCATGTAGTGATGAACGGTGGGGATTCTGCTTACGTGGCACTTCTTCCATCAGGGTTTGCGATAGTCCCGGATGGGCAGGGCTCTCGTGGGCCATCAGGTAATGGTACAGTCAGCAATGGTGGGTCGGGTCATAGGACGGGTGGGTCACTTTTGACTGTGGCCTTTCAGATATTGGTGAATAGTTTGCCTACGGCTAAGCTCACGGTAGAGTCTGTGGAGACAGTTAACAATCTTATATCTTGCACCGTTCAAAAAATCAAAGCTGCTATTCAATCCGAAAGCTCTCTTTGA
- the LOC108206351 gene encoding protein CELLULOSE SYNTHASE INTERACTIVE 3 isoform X1 produces the protein MFGICFLWIRTFSAISEVMVEEIRNDDLEGRNDAVMEQSAEEWLAHAQENVPIALGKAREVKGFSGRWKVIISKLELIPSRLSDLSSHPCFSKNTLSTEQLQAVAKTLDEAIELAEICVKEKYEGKLRMQSDLDSLSGKLDLNLRDCGLLIKTGVLGDVTFPSTASNPTDSETATHFSIKELLARLQIGHLEAKNKAIDSLVEILQEDEKNVLAVLGRSNIAALVQLLTATSPRIREKTVTVICSLAESGSCESWLVSEGVLPPLIRLVESGSAVSKEKSSVSLQRLSVSTETSRSIVGHGGVAPLIDICRSGDSVTQAAAACTLKNISAVPEVRQTLAEEGIVKVMINLLDHGILLGSREYAAECLQNLTSTNDSLRRCVVAEGGIQSLLIYLDGPLPQESAVGALRNLVSSVSEEILISHGLLPVLVHVLKSGSLGAQQAATSAICQICSSIEMKKMIGEAGFIPLLVKMLEAKSNSNREVAARALSSLMNLSHNCREVRRDEKSVPNLVQLLDPSPLNTAKKYAVTCLALLYSSKKCKKLMISYGAIGYLKKLTEMDIPGAKKLLERLERGKLRSLFSRK, from the exons ATGTTTGGCATTTGCTTTCTGTGGATAAGAACTTT TTCAGCTATATCTGAAGTCATGGTGGAGGAGATTAGAAATGATGATTTGGAAGGTAGAAATGATGCTGTGATGGAACAATCAGCAGAAGAGTGGTTAGCACATGCCCAAGAAAATGTGCCGATTGCACTAGGAAAAGCAAGAGAGGTCAAGGGATTTTCAGGTAGGTGGAAAgtcataatttcaaaattggaGCTCATTCCATCGCGCTTATCAGATTTATCAAGCCACCCTTGTTTCTCGAAGAATACACTCAGTACGGAGCAGTTGCAGGCTGTTGCAAAGACTCTGGATGAAGCAATTGAATTAGCAGAAATTTGTGTAAAGGAAAAATATGAGGGGAAACTTAGGATGCAGAGTGATCTTGATTCCTTGTCAGGTAAATtggatttaaatctcagagaTTGTGGTCTTCTGATCAAAACTGGGGTGCTTGGTGATGTCACCTTTCCTTCAACAGCTTCAAATCCCACTGACTCTGAAACGGCCACACATTTTAGCATAAAGGAATTACTGGCCCGACTTCAGATTGGACATCTAGAGGCAAAAAACAAAGCTATTGATAGCCTTGTCGAGATCCTTCAAGAGGATGAAAAGAATGTGCTGGCTGTTCTTGGAAGGAGTAATATTGCTGCTTTAGTCCAATTACTAACAGCCACCTCTCCGAGGATCAGGGAGAAGACTGTCACAGTAATCTGTTCTCTTGCGGAATCAGGAAGCTGCGAGAGTTGGCTTGTTTCTGAAGGTGTTCTTCCACCTCTGATAAGGCTTGTCGAGTCTGGTAGTGCAGTGAGTAAAGAGAAATCGTCAGTTTCTCTGCAAAGACTGTCAGTGTCAACAGAAACTTCTCGTTCAATTGTGGGACATGGTGGAGTCGCGCCTCTGATTGATATATGCCGAAGTGGTGATTCTGTTACACAGGCTGCAGCTGCTTGTACTCTAAAAAACATATCTGCTGTTCCAGAAGTGCGTCAAACTCTTGCAGAAGAAGGAATTGTTAAAGTAATGATCAATCTCCTTGATCATGGAATTCTATTGGGATCCAGGGAATACGCAGCTGAATGCTTGCAAAATCTCACCTCAACCAATGATAGTCTTCGAAGGTGTGTTGTAGCAGAAGGTGGAATACAAAGTCTATTGATTTACTTGGACGGTCCACTTCCTCAAGAATCTGCAGTTGGCGCATTGAGGAACTTGGTCAGCTCAGTCTCCGAGGAAATCTTGATCTCACACGGGCTTCTACCAGTACTGGTTCATGTCCTGAAGTCCGGATCATTGGGTGCACAACAAGCAGCCACCTCAGCAATATGCCAAATTTGCAGCTCCAtagaaatgaagaaaatgaTCGGTGAAGCTGGCTTCATTCCTCTGCTTGTTAAAATGCTGGAAGCTAAATCAAATAGTAACCGGGAGGTTGCAGCACGAGCACTATCAAGCTTGATGAATCTTTCACACAACTGCAGAGAAGTGAGACGGGATGAAAAAAGCGTGCCAAATTTAGTCCAACTTCTTGACCCGAGTCCTCTAAACACCGCTAAGAAGTATGCAGTCACTTGTCTTGCCTTGCTCTACTCGAGCAAGAAGTGTAAGAAGCTGATGATCTCGTATGGCGCCATTGGATATCTCAAGAAACTCACTGAGATGGACATCCCAGGTGCAAAGAAGCTGCTGGAGCGATTGGAAAGGGGGAAGTTAAGAAGCTTGTTCAGCAGAAAGTAG